In a single window of the Coleofasciculus sp. FACHB-T130 genome:
- a CDS encoding type II toxin-antitoxin system RelE/ParE family toxin yields MQSDSDDLPINVDLYYAHAFKKDLNSLSKRYLNIRTDIEGTLKDLEKGIFAGDPIPGACSEDYTVYKLRLKNSDIKKGKSAGYRFIYFATKVLEDNSVKVMLISIYSKSLQSDISVKYIRSILKEESIITVS; encoded by the coding sequence ATGCAAAGTGACAGTGATGATTTACCTATTAATGTGGATCTTTATTATGCCCATGCGTTTAAGAAGGATCTGAATTCCCTTTCAAAAAGGTACCTCAACATCAGAACGGATATTGAGGGTACTCTTAAGGATTTAGAAAAAGGGATTTTTGCAGGAGACCCCATACCTGGGGCTTGCTCAGAAGACTACACAGTTTACAAGCTTCGTCTTAAAAATAGTGATATTAAGAAAGGTAAAAGCGCAGGATACAGATTTATTTACTTTGCAACTAAAGTTCTTGAAGATAATTCAGTTAAGGTAATGTTAATTTCTATATATTCAAAATCTTTACAAAGTGATATTTCTGTTAAGTATATTAGATCAATTTTGAAGGAAGAGTCTATAATTACAGTTTCTTAA
- a CDS encoding DNA cytosine methyltransferase has product MQEWQVLSLFSGIGGLCDQGIKHAGLSHKYRVAQFVEEKPYRQRILRRHNPGIPIHDDVRTYRTAPGQFHIICGGSPCQDNSLANSNGRGLEGDRSGLWWEQLRIIQECRPQFVLWENPAGCRHPKRRQGVSPLGLVCWSLAESGYECQWQTIWAASVGAPHPRERVFLIAYPNGAFEKLTRVPDAWTGRIRGDIASVTNSSHLGTGRQEAHEQQAREKFRDRAVSVANAESKRRRDRQGDTSGHLQYFEIPSTTQHSTGTLLAPEHPRELDGLRARLHSYSRSGWWGINSVDSIQQLVCQHRSLPHRAERTSALGDAVVPQCAAVAWRYIDYLNSFIA; this is encoded by the coding sequence ATGCAGGAGTGGCAAGTCCTCAGTCTCTTCAGTGGAATCGGTGGATTGTGCGACCAAGGAATCAAGCACGCTGGACTCTCTCACAAATACCGAGTCGCCCAATTTGTCGAGGAAAAACCTTACCGACAACGCATCCTCCGACGCCACAACCCTGGCATCCCGATTCACGACGACGTGCGAACCTACCGCACTGCTCCCGGACAATTCCACATCATCTGCGGCGGCAGTCCCTGTCAAGACAACAGCCTTGCCAACTCCAACGGCAGAGGACTTGAAGGCGATCGCTCTGGCTTGTGGTGGGAGCAACTCAGGATTATTCAAGAATGTCGCCCTCAATTTGTCCTCTGGGAAAATCCCGCAGGATGCCGCCACCCCAAGCGAAGACAGGGCGTTTCACCCCTTGGACTCGTATGCTGGAGCCTTGCCGAGAGCGGGTACGAGTGCCAGTGGCAGACTATTTGGGCAGCCAGCGTTGGGGCACCCCACCCAAGAGAGCGGGTCTTCCTTATCGCCTACCCCAATGGCGCTTTCGAGAAACTCACAAGAGTACCGGACGCCTGGACAGGACGGATTCGAGGCGACATTGCATCTGTCACCAACTCCAGTCACCTGGGGACTGGGCGGCAGGAAGCGCACGAACAGCAAGCAAGGGAGAAATTTCGAGACAGAGCTGTATCTGTCGCCAACGCCGAGAGCAAGCGAAGGAGGGACAGACAAGGGGATACATCAGGGCACCTTCAATACTTTGAGATCCCATCTACAACCCAACATTCCACCGGGACACTGCTCGCACCCGAACATCCGAGAGAACTGGATGGGCTTCGAGCAAGATTACACAGCTATTCCAGAAGCGGATGGTGGGGAATTAACTCCGTTGATTCCATCCAACAACTCGTCTGTCAGCACCGCAGCCTTCCCCACCGCGCAGAAAGAACCAGTGCCCTCGGAGATGCCGTCGTTCCCCAGTGCGCTGCCGTTGCCTGGAGATACATCGACTACCTCAACAGCTTCATCGCTTGA
- a CDS encoding DUF3987 domain-containing protein — translation MNPTKFDNQSLASQNLEAEEALLGTILLNQVPEALDRAAAILAPDAMASPAHQIIWRACLDLHAAGKDVDLMSVCSWLHSHHQLEAAGGQALLANLVDCPWIIGESFQSCIDLILHHYKNRRMAAVGREVYAMAADSTDFTEKSSKAIQKLEKLLELEGESEQSVEKRQIVAELAAYNAERLDLGSVFHPYIAKALKAAADSLPCPVEYLVQPFASIAAGLIGTKATVAIKPTWKEPCIVWTGVIGDAGSMKSPGLNVVKRPLVALQASVQQEFEAAISEYDQALTKWEALDKEARAQNPKPEKPSVRDYYMGRWTTEALLEAHAQEKNATGFVAVKDELAGLFTGMGQYKGGKGDDRQIFLDLWNGADDKVDRIGKKSFLSRTCISITGGIQEKILLRTMKDPDDPDGMWGRFLWSKPPHLPDYWTDGETDITPFLATLYRHLDTLPSDTLYTLDPEARDLYKHWVNYLADEKSNSTDAMRNALSKLKGYMARLALVIHCLDLAADPSLPFTTTINASTIERAIAWASYYLNQARLLNSKSQPDVPSELVDIANLSKEQGWISHRALQLKHWAKTAEEAKAKLQELARMGLGTLKREGRNLFWKFVENCDMVSHLSNATPEPTVSDSVDFLETAPVATSSLAEPVEVAVELEEKNTPPSNFQVSTKSFTVLAGQGFEDCDTISHFSTNDELKVGDRVRVKSGWGKNSGRAAVVIGAWMARQKDSLGTRTFNECNVRFEDGSTWKQAAEAFESAGTQGD, via the coding sequence ATGAACCCAACTAAGTTTGACAACCAATCCCTCGCCTCGCAAAACCTAGAAGCCGAAGAAGCACTGCTCGGAACCATCCTGCTCAATCAAGTTCCAGAAGCGCTGGATCGGGCGGCGGCAATCCTCGCCCCAGACGCAATGGCAAGTCCCGCTCACCAGATAATCTGGCGTGCCTGCCTTGACCTCCACGCCGCCGGTAAAGATGTGGACTTGATGAGCGTGTGCAGTTGGCTCCACTCGCACCACCAACTAGAAGCGGCGGGGGGTCAAGCTCTGCTGGCGAATCTGGTGGATTGCCCGTGGATAATCGGCGAGAGCTTCCAGTCCTGTATTGATTTAATCCTGCATCATTACAAAAACCGCCGCATGGCTGCCGTCGGTCGCGAAGTCTATGCGATGGCGGCAGACAGCACTGACTTCACCGAGAAAAGCTCCAAGGCTATCCAGAAACTGGAGAAGCTCCTTGAATTGGAGGGCGAATCGGAGCAATCCGTTGAAAAGCGCCAAATTGTGGCAGAACTCGCCGCCTACAACGCCGAGCGCCTGGATTTGGGCAGTGTTTTTCATCCTTATATTGCCAAGGCATTGAAAGCAGCGGCGGATTCCCTGCCTTGCCCGGTGGAATACCTGGTGCAACCCTTCGCCAGCATTGCCGCCGGACTCATTGGCACCAAAGCCACCGTGGCGATTAAACCCACCTGGAAAGAACCGTGCATCGTTTGGACCGGAGTGATTGGCGATGCCGGGAGCATGAAATCGCCCGGATTGAATGTTGTCAAGCGCCCCTTAGTCGCCCTGCAAGCTTCCGTCCAGCAGGAGTTTGAAGCGGCAATCTCCGAGTACGACCAGGCTTTAACCAAGTGGGAAGCGCTTGATAAAGAAGCCCGCGCCCAAAATCCCAAGCCAGAAAAGCCGTCCGTGCGTGACTATTACATGGGGCGCTGGACAACTGAAGCGCTTCTTGAGGCTCACGCTCAGGAAAAGAACGCCACAGGTTTTGTGGCAGTCAAGGACGAACTCGCCGGACTCTTCACCGGCATGGGTCAGTACAAAGGGGGAAAGGGCGATGACCGGCAGATATTTTTAGACCTCTGGAACGGTGCGGATGACAAGGTGGATCGGATTGGCAAAAAGTCTTTCCTCTCTCGCACCTGCATTTCCATCACCGGCGGCATTCAAGAAAAGATTCTCCTGCGAACGATGAAAGACCCGGACGACCCAGACGGGATGTGGGGGCGCTTCCTCTGGTCAAAGCCGCCACATCTGCCTGATTACTGGACGGACGGCGAAACCGATATCACGCCCTTCCTCGCTACCCTTTACCGTCATCTGGACACGTTGCCGTCGGATACCCTCTACACGCTCGACCCAGAGGCGAGGGATTTGTACAAGCACTGGGTCAATTATTTAGCCGACGAGAAGAGTAACTCAACGGATGCGATGCGGAACGCCCTTTCCAAGCTCAAAGGGTATATGGCACGCCTTGCCCTGGTAATTCACTGCTTGGATCTCGCCGCCGATCCATCGCTTCCCTTCACAACCACCATCAACGCTTCAACCATCGAACGAGCGATCGCTTGGGCGAGTTACTACCTCAATCAAGCGCGGCTGCTCAATTCCAAATCTCAGCCAGACGTGCCGAGCGAACTGGTGGACATCGCCAACCTTTCCAAAGAACAAGGTTGGATTTCTCACCGAGCGCTCCAGCTGAAGCACTGGGCGAAGACCGCCGAAGAAGCCAAAGCTAAATTGCAAGAGCTGGCGCGGATGGGACTGGGCACCCTAAAGCGGGAAGGACGCAATCTTTTCTGGAAGTTTGTTGAAAACTGTGACATGGTTTCACACTTGTCAAACGCAACCCCAGAGCCAACTGTGAGCGATTCTGTTGACTTTCTTGAAACTGCGCCGGTCGCAACATCATCTCTTGCAGAGCCGGTGGAAGTCGCAGTTGAGTTAGAGGAAAAAAATACACCCCCCTCTAATTTTCAAGTTTCAACAAAATCTTTCACAGTTCTTGCTGGGCAAGGGTTTGAGGACTGTGACACAATCTCACACTTTTCAACAAACGACGAACTCAAAGTGGGCGATCGCGTTCGAGTGAAATCCGGCTGGGGCAAAAATTCTGGCAGAGCCGCAGTTGTGATTGGAGCGTGGATGGCGCGGCAAAAGGACAGCTTGGGGACGCGGACATTTAACGAGTGCAATGTGCGATTTGAGGATGGTAGTACCTGGAAACAAGCTGCGGAGGCGTTTGAAAGTGCAGGAACACAAGGGGATTAA